One Candidatus Peregrinibacteria bacterium DNA segment encodes these proteins:
- a CDS encoding transcriptional repressor: MNILESHLSRWKKEGYRMTQNRVALLELFLKEAHPLSAEKLLKKLKQKRITLDPSTLYRELEFLNKENVIHEVQFQEKKRHFELSFKKHHHHLYCLKCEHIEEVEMEGELEQIEKKLARRSRFKIQSHRLEFFGLCARCTS, encoded by the coding sequence ATGAATATTTTAGAATCCCATTTGAGTCGCTGGAAAAAAGAAGGCTACCGCATGACCCAAAATCGCGTCGCCTTGCTGGAACTTTTTTTAAAGGAAGCCCACCCCTTATCCGCCGAAAAACTCTTAAAAAAATTAAAACAAAAACGCATCACTTTAGACCCTTCTACTCTCTATCGCGAACTCGAATTTTTGAACAAAGAAAACGTGATTCACGAAGTCCAATTCCAAGAAAAAAAACGGCACTTTGAACTCAGTTTTAAAAAACATCATCACCATCTTTATTGTCTGAAATGTGAGCACATTGAAGAAGTGGAAATGGAAGGAGAACTCGAACAAATCGAAAAAAAATTGGCTCGAAGAAGCCGCTTCAAAATCCAATCTCACCGTTTAGAATTCTTTGGCCTTTGCGCCCGTTGTACCTCTTAA
- a CDS encoding phosphoribosylformylglycinamidine cyclo-ligase, which yields MNPVDRIDYVDLDKAKNAFIAASQKTMGFAEKYGFMPGGFGASANVFALDLKPFLKSGMEQLLVTLLPEGLGTADDARPDDFTREEWMKFWRNIGLKTMSTLTNDAASSGMQTILISLYLPSARPERVFTPEFMKGFLDGFVEGCRRVGCVYFSGETPQLKTKIFEDKLDIAGALFGLVPAGYQSIDSSELRAGDFIVFVESSGPHENGFTTLRSVAEKLPQGYRTKLPSGMEFWEAINAPGHLYTPLVQAVMAAGIRPSNVEPITGHGWQKLMRPKQNFRYVIEEMLPVPEVFTFVEQASGMNTETMLKTFNYGVGLAIYTHSHEEAEKVVALAGEAGLKACVAGQVEAAAGREVMVKPLGITIQGEGFTLGK from the coding sequence ATGAATCCTGTAGACCGTATCGATTACGTGGATCTGGATAAGGCAAAAAATGCCTTCATTGCAGCCAGCCAAAAAACGATGGGTTTTGCTGAAAAATACGGCTTCATGCCCGGGGGTTTTGGGGCGAGTGCCAATGTGTTTGCCTTGGATTTGAAACCTTTTTTGAAAAGTGGGATGGAGCAGTTGCTGGTGACTTTGCTCCCTGAAGGGTTGGGCACGGCGGACGATGCCAGGCCGGATGATTTTACTCGAGAGGAATGGATGAAGTTTTGGAGAAATATTGGACTTAAAACGATGTCCACGCTGACGAACGATGCGGCTTCTTCGGGGATGCAGACGATTTTGATCTCTTTGTATTTGCCCTCTGCACGGCCTGAACGGGTGTTCACGCCGGAATTTATGAAAGGTTTTTTGGATGGATTTGTGGAAGGGTGCAGACGTGTTGGATGTGTCTACTTCTCAGGAGAAACTCCTCAGCTCAAGACCAAGATTTTTGAAGACAAACTGGACATTGCGGGAGCCCTGTTTGGCCTTGTGCCGGCGGGGTATCAATCCATCGACTCCAGTGAACTTCGAGCAGGGGATTTTATTGTGTTTGTGGAGAGCAGCGGTCCCCATGAAAATGGATTCACGACTTTGCGCAGTGTGGCGGAAAAATTGCCTCAGGGGTATCGCACGAAATTGCCCAGCGGTATGGAATTTTGGGAGGCAATCAATGCACCGGGGCATCTGTACACACCGCTCGTTCAGGCGGTGATGGCGGCGGGGATTCGTCCTTCAAATGTGGAACCCATTACGGGACACGGTTGGCAAAAACTCATGCGTCCTAAGCAAAACTTCCGTTACGTGATTGAAGAAATGCTGCCTGTGCCAGAAGTATTTACCTTTGTGGAGCAGGCCAGCGGCATGAACACGGAAACGATGCTTAAAACCTTCAATTATGGCGTGGGGCTCGCAATTTACACGCACAGTCATGAGGAGGCGGAAAAGGTGGTGGCGCTGGCTGGAGAGGCCGGTTTAAAGGCTTGTGTGGCGGGGCAAGTGGAAGCAGCCGCGGGGCGAGAAGTGATGGTGAAGCCACTTGGAATCACGATTCAAGGGGAGGGGTTTACGCTAGGGAAGTAG
- a CDS encoding metal ABC transporter ATP-binding protein gives MPIAPLIQVKDLTVVRDGNSILEHVDFVIKEKEYVGIVGPNGGGKTTLLLTMLGLLKPTRGEVKVYGKAAEDPKSRESIGYVPQTFLGQKFTYPITIEEVVATGIIHPGFWGNLNKREWKRVYEKLELVGMKGSEKESFHTLSGGERQRVIIARALVSNPDILFLDEPLSAVDQPSQATFYQLLTQLNKKGLTVVLVTHDLERVAKQVSRVLCLNQSLYLNCKTSELSEAHNWSEFFGDAKAVHHHSHS, from the coding sequence ATGCCCATTGCTCCTCTCATACAAGTCAAAGATCTCACGGTGGTTCGGGATGGAAACAGCATTTTGGAGCATGTGGATTTTGTCATTAAAGAAAAAGAATACGTGGGCATTGTGGGTCCCAACGGCGGTGGAAAAACCACGCTTTTGCTCACCATGCTGGGCCTGCTCAAACCCACGCGCGGCGAAGTCAAAGTCTACGGCAAAGCGGCTGAGGATCCAAAATCGCGCGAATCCATCGGTTATGTGCCGCAAACTTTTTTGGGCCAAAAATTCACCTACCCCATCACCATTGAAGAAGTGGTGGCCACCGGCATCATTCATCCGGGCTTTTGGGGAAATTTAAACAAGCGCGAATGGAAACGCGTTTATGAAAAATTGGAACTGGTGGGCATGAAGGGTTCCGAAAAAGAGTCGTTTCATACGCTTTCAGGAGGAGAGCGCCAAAGAGTCATCATTGCTCGGGCCCTGGTCAGCAACCCAGACATTTTGTTTTTGGATGAACCCTTGAGTGCCGTCGATCAACCCTCCCAAGCCACCTTTTATCAACTGCTGACTCAACTCAATAAAAAAGGACTCACCGTGGTGCTCGTGACTCACGATTTAGAAAGGGTCGCCAAACAAGTTTCTCGGGTGCTTTGCCTCAACCAAAGTCTTTATTTGAATTGCAAAACGTCCGAACTTTCTGAAGCTCACAATTGGTCCGAATTTTTTGGAGACGCCAAGGCCGTCCATCATCACTCTCATTCCTAA
- a CDS encoding metal ABC transporter permease, producing the protein MSIFEYSFMVRALLAGSLIAVVAPLLGTFVVARNTSLIADTLAHAALAGVGIGVILGISPTWGAVVVALLAALGIEYLMKNHRFSADAVLALFLSGGLALAVALVRVKGAAINFENYLFGSLITVTAEEVWILLITSLAMIGIMVASWWSFLSLSFSEELTSTRGLKTKTLKNLLALLTGLMVSQSLKIVVGLLIGAMMVIPVLTAITLCQSARYSLLVSVIFALLSVWSGLILSYYINVPSGSAIVLMNIFWFAAALLVKGFGTFRHS; encoded by the coding sequence ATGTCTATTTTTGAATACAGTTTCATGGTTCGAGCGCTGCTCGCAGGCAGCCTCATTGCAGTGGTTGCGCCACTCCTCGGAACCTTCGTCGTGGCGCGCAATACCAGCCTCATCGCAGACACGCTCGCGCATGCTGCGCTCGCGGGGGTTGGCATTGGAGTGATTTTAGGCATCTCCCCCACCTGGGGCGCGGTCGTGGTCGCCCTGCTCGCCGCCCTGGGCATTGAATACCTCATGAAGAACCATCGTTTCAGCGCAGACGCCGTGCTCGCCCTTTTCCTTTCGGGGGGCCTGGCCCTCGCCGTCGCTTTGGTGCGCGTTAAAGGCGCCGCCATCAATTTTGAAAATTATCTTTTTGGGAGCCTCATCACGGTCACCGCAGAAGAAGTATGGATTTTACTCATCACCAGCCTGGCCATGATCGGCATTATGGTGGCGTCTTGGTGGTCTTTTCTTTCCTTGTCTTTCTCAGAAGAACTCACCTCCACGCGGGGCCTCAAAACCAAAACTCTAAAAAACCTTCTCGCCTTGCTCACAGGTCTCATGGTTTCTCAATCTCTCAAAATCGTCGTTGGACTTTTAATCGGCGCCATGATGGTCATCCCTGTGCTCACGGCCATCACCCTTTGCCAAAGCGCCCGCTACAGCCTGCTCGTCTCGGTGATTTTCGCCCTGCTCTCCGTTTGGTCTGGACTCATTCTTTCGTACTACATCAATGTGCCCAGTGGCAGCGCCATCGTGCTGATGAACATCTTCTGGTTTGCCGCCGCTCTCCTGGTGAAGGGGTTTGGAACTTTTAGACATTCTTAG
- a CDS encoding NAD(+)/NADH kinase — MKAKKPQKFQVIGLLGKNKIEEQAIYLKELKTYFDKRNCTLLWDDYCGPVLGKDHQSTRATILKKCDLVLSLGGDGTLLKLIRDLPLRKDLYVLAVNLGTLGFNTEVSEPTKVFPFLNEIFAGQYHSDERLLLRATLYRKGKKIATHLALNEAVINQGNFARLIGLYCEIDQRKMIEFKADGIIVATPTGSTGHSLSAGGPIIHPRIEGFVFTPICPAELSVRPIVIPSNRQLTIRVDTERRYADNKIGLTIDGQIMVPVEYGDVVKIRASHRRLRLIRAATKASGGGNYYKLLREKLRWGKRG, encoded by the coding sequence ATGAAAGCAAAAAAGCCTCAAAAATTCCAGGTCATTGGTCTCCTCGGAAAAAACAAAATAGAGGAACAGGCTATCTATCTTAAAGAATTAAAGACTTATTTTGACAAGAGAAACTGCACCCTGCTATGGGACGATTATTGCGGACCAGTGCTAGGAAAGGACCATCAATCCACTCGCGCTACCATCCTCAAAAAATGTGATTTGGTGCTCAGTCTTGGAGGGGATGGAACTTTGCTCAAACTCATTCGAGACCTGCCGCTGCGCAAGGACCTTTATGTGCTTGCCGTTAATCTGGGCACTTTGGGCTTCAATACCGAAGTGTCTGAGCCCACAAAAGTGTTTCCGTTTCTGAACGAAATCTTTGCAGGTCAATATCACAGTGATGAACGACTTCTTCTCCGAGCCACTCTCTATCGCAAAGGCAAAAAAATCGCCACGCACTTGGCGCTCAACGAAGCCGTGATCAACCAGGGCAACTTCGCGCGACTCATTGGACTTTACTGCGAAATCGACCAACGCAAAATGATTGAATTCAAGGCGGATGGAATCATCGTGGCCACTCCAACAGGTTCCACAGGCCATTCTCTTTCGGCGGGCGGGCCCATCATCCATCCACGGATTGAAGGTTTTGTTTTCACTCCCATTTGTCCCGCTGAACTCAGCGTTCGCCCGATTGTGATCCCCAGCAACCGACAACTCACCATTCGCGTCGACACCGAACGCCGTTACGCCGACAACAAAATCGGACTCACCATCGACGGCCAGATCATGGTTCCCGTTGAGTACGGAGACGTGGTTAAAATCCGTGCGTCCCACCGTCGCCTTCGTCTCATCCGTGCGGCAACCAAAGCCAGCGGCGGCGGCAACTATTACAAACTTTTGCGCGAAAAACTCCGTTGGGGCAAACGAGGGTGA
- a CDS encoding glycosyltransferase family 4 protein produces MPVSENTLRDLHKLFPFTRKKPALIASPAVPEDIHAVDTQKLDLPKKFILAVGTLLPRKNIALLFKTFELLQEKHPDLHLVVVGSKTSKSQKTFAAVQVLPPPVQTRIHFLGSVTGPQLCELYSRALVFAFPSFYEGFGIPPLEAMACGCPVIASTSSSIPEVVGDAALLASPHKPIDWAEGIEQLLDPLVASRYQKKGLLQVQKFSWSKTAQSLLQVL; encoded by the coding sequence TTGCCCGTCTCCGAAAACACTCTCCGCGATCTGCATAAACTTTTCCCTTTCACTCGCAAAAAGCCAGCTCTCATCGCTTCTCCTGCCGTGCCGGAAGACATTCATGCCGTGGACACGCAAAAACTCGACCTCCCCAAAAAATTCATCTTGGCCGTGGGCACGCTTCTTCCCCGCAAAAACATTGCATTACTCTTTAAAACCTTCGAATTGCTCCAAGAAAAACATCCCGATTTGCACCTGGTGGTGGTCGGATCTAAAACCAGCAAAAGCCAGAAAACCTTTGCAGCAGTTCAGGTCTTGCCCCCCCCCGTTCAAACCCGCATCCATTTTCTGGGTTCCGTCACTGGCCCCCAGCTCTGCGAGCTGTACTCGCGAGCCTTGGTTTTCGCCTTCCCTTCGTTTTACGAAGGTTTTGGAATTCCTCCCCTCGAAGCCATGGCTTGCGGCTGTCCCGTCATTGCCAGCACGTCATCCTCCATTCCCGAAGTCGTCGGAGATGCCGCGTTGCTTGCCAGCCCTCACAAGCCCATCGACTGGGCCGAAGGCATTGAGCAGCTTTTAGACCCCCTTGTCGCAAGCCGCTACCAAAAAAAAGGCCTACTCCAGGTCCAAAAATTCTCATGGAGCAAAACCGCGCAAAGCCTTTTACAGGTTCTTTAA
- a CDS encoding glycosyltransferase family 4 protein, translating into MKTLAKARLLVTRFPYRSQWGGEELHTLTLVKELDKKGVPSFYLGSCPVLGKAFKEAHFDVKWARLGKPPVTKFWLLAFTMLSPLLFVKAGLLLWRARRRWGVTAVLMLSLGEKLLMTPWAHFFGMRTLWIEHARIGRWITKNPWRGVYRWCSRWATVVVTSNAMVGYVRPLISERGVSPRLAPISCAVMVEKASELRPDLLKFLSGAGGVKQPEWTSPFVVSTVARLTPDKGVDMLVHLVHSKPEVRLVVVGEGPLKKALENKADLSRVRFVNSLPRGELMELYKRSDLFVLASREMDPFGMVAAEAMHFGTPVLLTNVCGIAADLVHSRDAWIVEPRVAELDKAFKRLQKDPVLRAALGKHGQAFVKSHYRLDSMVGEFEGLLAMRK; encoded by the coding sequence ATGAAAACTCTAGCGAAAGCTCGACTGCTTGTCACTCGTTTTCCCTATCGAAGTCAATGGGGCGGGGAGGAATTGCACACGCTCACCTTGGTCAAGGAACTCGATAAAAAGGGCGTTCCAAGTTTTTACTTGGGTTCCTGTCCTGTTTTGGGCAAAGCCTTTAAAGAAGCTCATTTTGATGTGAAATGGGCGCGGCTGGGCAAGCCCCCTGTGACGAAGTTTTGGCTGCTGGCGTTTACGATGCTGAGTCCGCTGCTTTTCGTGAAGGCGGGGCTGCTTTTGTGGCGTGCGCGGCGGCGCTGGGGAGTGACTGCGGTTTTGATGCTCTCGCTGGGTGAGAAACTTTTGATGACGCCGTGGGCTCATTTTTTTGGAATGCGAACGCTGTGGATAGAACATGCGCGCATCGGACGTTGGATCACAAAAAATCCATGGCGCGGGGTGTATCGCTGGTGCTCCCGTTGGGCGACAGTGGTGGTCACTTCGAATGCCATGGTGGGGTATGTGAGGCCGCTGATTTCGGAGCGCGGAGTGAGCCCTCGACTGGCCCCCATTTCTTGCGCGGTGATGGTGGAAAAGGCGAGTGAATTGCGCCCAGATTTGCTGAAGTTTTTGTCGGGGGCAGGAGGGGTGAAACAGCCGGAGTGGACAAGTCCGTTCGTGGTGTCTACTGTGGCGCGTTTGACACCTGATAAAGGAGTGGACATGCTTGTCCATCTTGTCCATTCTAAACCTGAAGTGAGGCTGGTGGTGGTCGGTGAAGGACCGCTGAAAAAAGCGCTCGAAAATAAGGCGGATTTGAGCCGTGTGCGCTTCGTGAATTCGCTGCCTCGCGGGGAGCTGATGGAGCTTTATAAACGCAGTGATTTGTTCGTGCTAGCGTCACGGGAAATGGATCCGTTTGGGATGGTCGCGGCGGAGGCGATGCACTTTGGAACGCCGGTGCTTTTGACGAACGTTTGTGGCATTGCGGCGGACCTCGTGCATTCCCGCGACGCATGGATTGTGGAGCCCCGTGTGGCCGAACTGGACAAGGCTTTCAAACGACTGCAAAAAGACCCCGTACTGCGAGCGGCCTTGGGCAAACATGGCCAGGCTTTTGTGAAAAGCCATTACCGTTTGGACAGCATGGTGGGGGAGTTTGAGGGGTTATTGGCGATGAGGAAGTAA
- a CDS encoding transposase: MKFPWEYNKNIYAYRNEIERLFHRMKNYRRISTRYDKLDLMYASFISLCLVALLLKVLC; the protein is encoded by the coding sequence ATGAAATTTCCGTGGGAATACAACAAGAACATTTATGCCTACCGCAACGAGATTGAACGCCTATTTCACCGAATGAAAAATTACAGAAGAATTTCAACTCGCTATGACAAATTAGACCTGATGTATGCCTCCTTTATCTCCCTCTGCCTTGTGGCACTTTTACTCAAAGTCTTATGTTAA
- a CDS encoding transposase, which yields MYQMLTDEQFKLIQPYFPKPRKPEKIPLKRCMDAICYVLKTGCAWRQMPYDYREKRMTGTRFIQDTNGGANLDFWTNA from the coding sequence ATGTACCAGATGCTAACGGATGAACAGTTCAAACTGATCCAGCCTTATTTTCCAAAGCCCAGAAAGCCTGAAAAGATTCCACTGAAACGTTGCATGGATGCCATTTGTTATGTACTTAAAACAGGGTGCGCATGGAGACAAATGCCCTACGATTACAGAGAAAAGAGAATGACTGGCACACGATTTATACAAGATACAAACGGTGGAGCGAATCTGGACTTTTGGACAAATGCTTAG
- a CDS encoding zinc ABC transporter substrate-binding protein, protein MKKTLLALLCLLLILPACKENVTDEKIDVVATFYPLAYFAQRVGGMHANVNNLVPTGGEPHDFEPSPRQIVEVTEADMALYLGEGFEPWMQDLESELEAKGVVALAVNQKLPLVEGKGEHEEGIYDPHTWLDPLLAQEIVTLIAKGFIQADPENETVYLANAEALLRELQALHQTYQSVLHTCTENTILTSHNAFTYLAERYDIQTLSVAGLSPEEEPSADRLAQLADFAKAEQSKYIFFETLATPDVAKTLADEASLTPLLFNPIEGLTLEEAAAGENYFTLMQSNLSNLKLALICTDSSPL, encoded by the coding sequence ATGAAAAAAACACTCCTAGCTCTGCTTTGTCTCCTTTTAATCCTTCCTGCCTGCAAAGAAAATGTCACAGACGAAAAAATCGATGTCGTCGCCACTTTTTATCCTCTGGCTTATTTTGCGCAGCGCGTGGGCGGCATGCATGCCAACGTGAACAATTTGGTGCCCACCGGGGGTGAACCTCACGATTTCGAACCCAGTCCACGTCAAATCGTGGAAGTGACCGAAGCCGATATGGCCTTGTATTTGGGCGAAGGTTTTGAACCTTGGATGCAAGATTTAGAAAGTGAATTGGAAGCAAAGGGAGTGGTCGCACTGGCGGTGAATCAAAAACTTCCCTTGGTGGAAGGAAAGGGAGAGCACGAAGAAGGGATTTATGATCCTCACACCTGGCTGGACCCTCTTTTGGCTCAAGAAATAGTGACGCTCATTGCTAAAGGATTCATTCAGGCAGATCCCGAAAATGAAACGGTCTACTTGGCGAATGCAGAAGCTTTGCTGCGTGAATTGCAAGCCCTTCACCAAACGTATCAAAGCGTTTTGCACACCTGTACCGAAAACACCATCCTCACTTCTCACAACGCTTTCACTTACTTGGCTGAACGTTATGACATTCAAACGCTTTCTGTGGCCGGACTTTCACCCGAAGAAGAACCCTCGGCGGATCGACTGGCCCAACTCGCAGACTTTGCTAAAGCGGAGCAAAGCAAGTACATTTTCTTTGAAACACTCGCCACGCCCGATGTGGCCAAAACCCTGGCCGACGAAGCCAGCCTCACGCCTCTACTTTTCAACCCCATTGAAGGGCTGACTCTAGAAGAAGCGGCAGCGGGTGAAAACTACTTCACGCTCATGCAAAGCAACTTGTCCAACTTGAAATTGGCTCTCATCTGCACCGATTCTTCACCGCTCTAA
- the dprA gene encoding DNA-protecting protein DprA: MEIQKLFRDDPRYPSLLAATGTAPECLYYSGNLEVLQAPCLAVVGTRRCTARGESTTLRFAESLAAWGVTIVSGLAFGIDAAAHEGALRGNGKTVAVLAQGLNVLRPTVHRQLAEGILEKGGLLLSEYAPNEERYKSDYLLRNRLIAGLCSATLVVEAGYPSGALNTAKHALTEGRDVLCVPGRIEDEASIGCLDLIKRGAHLVTLPSDLIPILKLRPEKQHTVPVHLKGLERELYEILKKHPCSSSELTQEFSGRLVELYEALTQLELRGLLVQTQNRSYTVV; this comes from the coding sequence ATGGAAATTCAAAAATTGTTTCGAGATGATCCGCGCTACCCTTCGCTTTTGGCCGCAACGGGCACGGCTCCTGAATGCTTGTATTACAGTGGGAATTTGGAGGTGCTTCAAGCTCCTTGTTTGGCTGTGGTGGGCACGCGACGCTGTACGGCACGCGGAGAAAGCACCACTTTGCGTTTTGCAGAAAGTTTGGCTGCTTGGGGGGTCACCATTGTGAGTGGACTGGCTTTTGGGATCGATGCGGCGGCGCATGAAGGTGCGCTGCGAGGAAATGGGAAAACCGTGGCGGTGCTGGCTCAGGGTTTGAATGTGCTGCGGCCTACGGTGCATCGGCAACTGGCTGAGGGAATTCTTGAGAAGGGAGGTCTTTTGCTTTCGGAATATGCCCCTAATGAAGAGCGGTACAAGAGTGATTATTTGCTACGAAACCGTTTGATTGCGGGACTCTGTTCCGCCACTTTGGTCGTGGAAGCGGGCTACCCTTCTGGAGCCCTCAATACCGCTAAACATGCTTTGACCGAAGGCCGAGACGTGCTGTGTGTGCCTGGACGCATTGAAGATGAGGCGAGCATCGGCTGTCTGGATCTGATCAAGCGAGGGGCTCACTTGGTGACGCTCCCTTCCGATTTGATTCCCATTTTAAAATTGAGGCCCGAAAAACAGCATACCGTTCCGGTGCATTTGAAAGGTTTGGAGCGAGAACTTTATGAGATTTTGAAAAAGCACCCCTGTTCTTCCAGTGAATTGACGCAGGAATTTTCGGGACGTTTGGTGGAGCTTTATGAAGCACTGACTCAACTC
- a CDS encoding pyruvate, phosphate dikinase, producing the protein MKHIYAFNEGNKDMRDLLGGKGAGLAEMSALGLPVPFGFTITTEVCNYYLEKGDFPQGFYDELDEKMDELEHKMGKGFGDTKNPLLVSVRSGAKVSMPGMMDTILNLGLNDQTVEALIEQTDNPRFSYDAYRRFVTMFGNVVLNIAHDHFEAALEAAKKEKGVELDTDMDAADWKRLVAVFKQIVQEHSGRPFPEDPREQLELAIIAVFKSWNGKRAITYRNLHGMPHNMGSAVNVQSMVFGNMGDDCGTGVAFTRNPSTGEKEFFGEFLCNAQGEDVVAGIRTPEKLSALRDQMPAMFEQLNEVQRLLENHYRDMQDIEFTIEKGRLFMLQTRNGKRTARAAVRIAVEMVNEGLITQKEALKRIDPNQLNALLHPSIDPAFKREILARGLPASPGAAVGKVVFSADEAYRLAEEGEKVILVRKETSPEDIHGMHASQGILTSTGGMTSHAAVVARGMGKPCIAGCKDAIVDDKAKTLMIGVNLFREGDVITLDGATGEILAGAAPTVEASLDEDFDTLMKWADEVRRLKIRTNADTPHDAEVARRLGAEGIGLCRTEHMFFDEDRIMYVRQMILSRDAEARKEPLAKLLPVQREDFKGIFRVMNGYPVTVRLLDPPLHEFLPNTDGKIKAVAQEMGVDFEALKKTVDSLHEFNPMLGHRGCRLGITMPEIYEMQVRAIFEAAKAVVLDGIKPIVEIEIPLVGHVNELKKLRALVEKVAAEMQPLDFDWKVGTMIELPRACIVADQIANHADFFSFGTNDLTQMTFGLSRDDAGAFLPFYTEHHILEENPTETIDQEGVGQLMRMAVKLGRGTKPGLEIGICGEHGGEPRSVMFCHEIGLDYVSCSPYRVPVARLAAAQAAL; encoded by the coding sequence ATGAAGCACATTTATGCATTCAACGAAGGCAACAAAGACATGCGTGACCTCCTTGGAGGGAAAGGCGCCGGGCTCGCTGAAATGAGCGCCCTTGGATTGCCGGTTCCATTCGGATTCACGATCACGACCGAGGTGTGCAACTACTATTTGGAAAAAGGGGATTTCCCACAAGGCTTCTACGACGAACTGGACGAAAAGATGGACGAACTCGAACATAAAATGGGGAAGGGTTTTGGGGACACCAAGAATCCTCTGCTGGTGAGTGTGCGCTCTGGGGCGAAGGTTTCTATGCCCGGAATGATGGATACGATTCTCAACTTGGGACTCAATGATCAAACGGTGGAGGCTCTGATTGAACAAACCGACAATCCTCGCTTTTCTTACGACGCGTATCGCCGTTTTGTGACCATGTTTGGAAACGTGGTTTTAAACATTGCGCACGATCATTTTGAAGCAGCCTTGGAAGCGGCTAAGAAAGAAAAGGGGGTGGAACTGGACACTGATATGGATGCGGCCGACTGGAAGCGTCTTGTGGCCGTTTTCAAGCAAATCGTGCAAGAACACAGCGGAAGGCCTTTCCCTGAAGATCCTCGTGAACAATTGGAACTCGCGATCATTGCGGTGTTCAAGTCTTGGAATGGAAAGCGCGCGATCACGTATCGCAACTTGCATGGCATGCCTCACAACATGGGAAGCGCCGTGAACGTGCAATCCATGGTGTTTGGAAACATGGGAGATGACTGTGGAACCGGAGTGGCCTTCACCCGCAACCCGTCCACTGGAGAAAAAGAATTTTTTGGAGAATTCCTTTGCAATGCGCAAGGAGAGGATGTGGTGGCCGGAATTCGTACACCTGAAAAACTTTCAGCGCTGCGTGACCAAATGCCCGCCATGTTTGAACAACTCAACGAAGTGCAACGTTTGCTTGAGAACCATTATCGCGATATGCAAGACATTGAATTCACCATTGAAAAGGGCCGACTCTTCATGCTTCAAACGCGCAATGGTAAGCGCACGGCTCGTGCGGCGGTTCGTATTGCCGTAGAAATGGTGAACGAAGGGCTGATTACGCAAAAAGAGGCCCTTAAACGCATCGATCCTAACCAATTGAATGCCTTGCTGCACCCCAGCATAGATCCGGCTTTTAAACGCGAGATTTTGGCCCGTGGCTTGCCGGCCTCCCCGGGGGCGGCTGTGGGGAAGGTGGTGTTCAGTGCTGACGAAGCTTACCGCCTGGCTGAAGAAGGCGAAAAAGTGATACTTGTGCGCAAGGAGACCAGCCCCGAAGACATTCATGGCATGCATGCGTCTCAGGGCATTTTGACCTCAACCGGAGGAATGACCAGTCACGCTGCGGTGGTGGCTCGTGGAATGGGTAAGCCTTGTATTGCGGGTTGTAAGGATGCGATTGTGGATGATAAGGCCAAGACGCTGATGATTGGCGTGAATCTTTTTCGAGAAGGGGATGTGATCACGCTCGATGGAGCGACGGGAGAAATTTTAGCAGGAGCGGCCCCTACCGTAGAAGCTTCTCTCGACGAAGACTTCGACACTCTTATGAAGTGGGCCGATGAGGTGCGTCGCCTCAAAATTCGCACCAACGCCGACACACCTCACGATGCTGAGGTGGCTCGCCGTTTGGGCGCTGAAGGGATTGGACTCTGCCGTACCGAGCACATGTTTTTTGATGAAGATCGCATTATGTATGTGCGACAAATGATTTTGTCTCGCGATGCCGAGGCTCGCAAGGAACCTTTGGCCAAGCTACTCCCTGTGCAACGTGAAGATTTCAAAGGCATTTTCCGTGTGATGAACGGTTACCCTGTGACCGTGCGTTTGCTGGACCCCCCATTGCACGAGTTTTTGCCCAACACGGATGGAAAGATCAAAGCTGTGGCTCAAGAGATGGGCGTGGATTTTGAAGCTTTGAAGAAAACGGTGGATTCTTTGCACGAATTCAACCCAATGCTGGGGCACCGCGGATGTCGTCTGGGCATCACGATGCCTGAAATTTATGAGATGCAAGTCCGCGCCATTTTTGAAGCTGCGAAGGCTGTGGTGCTCGATGGAATCAAGCCCATTGTGGAGATTGAAATTCCTCTTGTGGGACATGTGAATGAACTCAAAAAACTGCGCGCGCTCGTCGAAAAAGTGGCGGCTGAAATGCAACCTTTGGACTTCGATTGGAAGGTGGGCACCATGATTGAATTGCCTCGTGCTTGTATTGTGGCCGATCAAATTGCGAATCACGCGGATTTCTTCAGTTTTGGAACCAACGACCTCACCCAGATGACCTTCGGGCTCAGCCGTGACGATGCCGGTGCGTTCTTGCCATTCTACACCGAACACCATATTTTGGAGGAAAACCCCACCGAAACCATCGATCAAGAGGGGGTTGGGCAACTGATGCGTATGGCGGTTAAACTTGGCCGTGGCACGAAGCCTGGCCTTGAAATCGGGATTTGTGGCGAACATGGGGGAGAACCTCGCTCTGTGATGTTCTGCCATGAAATCGGCCTCGACTACGTGAGTTGCAGCCCTTATCGCGTACCGGTTGCGAGACTCGCGGCGGCGCAGGCAGCTTTATAA